A region of Rhinoraja longicauda isolate Sanriku21f chromosome 31, sRhiLon1.1, whole genome shotgun sequence DNA encodes the following proteins:
- the LOC144608347 gene encoding uncharacterized protein LOC144608347 isoform X2, producing MCGRKLKISEKTHAVTGRTYRQHPTNTTAPIKGHIQSRPKTDSRRCSFRSEPKSNAPAENRMPYITAYGIKCDLLQKTSSRGSLCQSPTLIRNESSLQGEIVLNLDDELEKIIQQIIDDQDLVLRKDKISTNQDADDHLSRKEDIGVEASCEIGAPSRFHDSEFQETKVNARETLHLYLPSLDIQEEEEYLTTREPGAGVSQKSEKSTEDMKIKGKDKNIDKIQEPSRIKRSAWACQPGDELKGQMQKRPTSVKKCAQPTPVICYFTDTIKYSEAFQDPQNGIDQIQPIKHNTRNDSTLDLNISDLEAEPDDAHGLQENTQNYSKPSTKENPSPVTVSENDRERTKIPIQCNNLVFNAKEYVINVLPTAKLQNIRQKYYFSNSHHHLAGSSICQLKNFSETFKAKFNKGI from the exons ATG tgtgggaggaaactgaagatctccgagaaaacccacgcggtcacagggagaacgtacagacagcaccc GACCAATACAACTGCACCAATAAAAGGACACATTCAGTCTCGGCCTAAAACAGACAGTCGAAGATGTTCCTTCAGATCAGAACCAAAAAGCAATGCACCAGCTGAGAACAGAATGCCCTATATTACAG CATATGGAATAAAGTGTGACCTTCTGCAAAAAACAAGCAGCAGAGGATCTTTATGCCAAAGCCCTACATTAATAAGGAATGAATCATCACTTCAAGGAGAAATTGTTCTGAATTTAGACGATGAACTAGAAAAGATTATTCAGCAGATCATCGATGATCAGGATCTTGTTTTAA GAAAAGACAAAATAAGTACTAACCAGGATGCTGACGACCATCTTTCAAGGAAAGAGGATATTGGGGTAGAGGCATCCTGTGAAATAGGTGCTCCATCCAGATTTCATGACTCAGAATTTCAGGAGACTAAAGTAAATGCTCGAGAAACACTTCATCTTTATCTGCCCAGCCTTGACATTCAGGAGGAGGAGGAATATCTAACTACAAG GGAACCAGGTGCAGGAGTGTCACAGAAGTCAGAAAAATCCACTGAAGACATGAAAATTAAAGGAAAAGATAAAAATATTGATAAAATACAAGAGCCAAGCAGGATCAAGCGTTCTGCTTGGGCATGTCAGCCTGGTGATGAACTGAAAGGTCAAATGCAAAAGAGGCCAACAAGTGTAAAGAAATGTGCTCAACCTACTCCAGTTATTTGCTACTTTACGGATACAATAAAATATAGTGAGGCATTTCAAGATCCCCAAAATGGAATAGATCAAATACAACCAATAAAGCACAATACCAGAAATGATTCAACGCTTGACTTAAACATCTCTGATTTGGAAGCAGAACCAGATGATGCTCATGGTCTCCAGGAGAACACTCAAAACTATTCAAAGCCCAGTACCAAAGAGAATCCTTCTCCTGTTACTGTTTCCGAGAATGACAGAGAGAGAACAAAGATACCTATTCAATGCAATAATTTGGTATTCAATGCAAAAGAATATGTTATTAATGTCTTGCCCACGGCTAAACTTCAGAACATTAGGCAAAAATACTATTTTTCCAATTCACATCACCACTTAGCAGGCAGTAGTATTTGCCAATTAAAAAACTTCTCAGAGACATTTAAGGCTAAATTTAATAAAggcatttaa
- the LOC144608347 gene encoding uncharacterized protein LOC144608347 isoform X1 has product MEKCAVPNQRRRSCPAIRLNPVKKNQIHSSVNCAHALELIRPTVFKVAIKKKYEIGPTDQYLSITSSHKPPESSQLRRDKVAWTNTTAPIKGHIQSRPKTDSRRCSFRSEPKSNAPAENRMPYITAYGIKCDLLQKTSSRGSLCQSPTLIRNESSLQGEIVLNLDDELEKIIQQIIDDQDLVLRKDKISTNQDADDHLSRKEDIGVEASCEIGAPSRFHDSEFQETKVNARETLHLYLPSLDIQEEEEYLTTREPGAGVSQKSEKSTEDMKIKGKDKNIDKIQEPSRIKRSAWACQPGDELKGQMQKRPTSVKKCAQPTPVICYFTDTIKYSEAFQDPQNGIDQIQPIKHNTRNDSTLDLNISDLEAEPDDAHGLQENTQNYSKPSTKENPSPVTVSENDRERTKIPIQCNNLVFNAKEYVINVLPTAKLQNIRQKYYFSNSHHHLAGSSICQLKNFSETFKAKFNKGI; this is encoded by the exons ATGGAAAAGTGCGCCGTTCCGAATCAGAGGCGCCGATCCTGCCCGGCAATTCGCCTCAATCCCGTTAAGAAG AATCAGATAcattcttctgtaaattgtgcacaTGCCTTGGAACTAATAAGGCCAACAGTCTTTAAAGTTGCCATCAAGAAAAAATATGAAATTGGACCAACTGACCAATACTTGTCTATCACTAGTTCACACAAACCTCCTGAATCCTCTCAACTACGTAGAGATAAAGTAGCATG GACCAATACAACTGCACCAATAAAAGGACACATTCAGTCTCGGCCTAAAACAGACAGTCGAAGATGTTCCTTCAGATCAGAACCAAAAAGCAATGCACCAGCTGAGAACAGAATGCCCTATATTACAG CATATGGAATAAAGTGTGACCTTCTGCAAAAAACAAGCAGCAGAGGATCTTTATGCCAAAGCCCTACATTAATAAGGAATGAATCATCACTTCAAGGAGAAATTGTTCTGAATTTAGACGATGAACTAGAAAAGATTATTCAGCAGATCATCGATGATCAGGATCTTGTTTTAA GAAAAGACAAAATAAGTACTAACCAGGATGCTGACGACCATCTTTCAAGGAAAGAGGATATTGGGGTAGAGGCATCCTGTGAAATAGGTGCTCCATCCAGATTTCATGACTCAGAATTTCAGGAGACTAAAGTAAATGCTCGAGAAACACTTCATCTTTATCTGCCCAGCCTTGACATTCAGGAGGAGGAGGAATATCTAACTACAAG GGAACCAGGTGCAGGAGTGTCACAGAAGTCAGAAAAATCCACTGAAGACATGAAAATTAAAGGAAAAGATAAAAATATTGATAAAATACAAGAGCCAAGCAGGATCAAGCGTTCTGCTTGGGCATGTCAGCCTGGTGATGAACTGAAAGGTCAAATGCAAAAGAGGCCAACAAGTGTAAAGAAATGTGCTCAACCTACTCCAGTTATTTGCTACTTTACGGATACAATAAAATATAGTGAGGCATTTCAAGATCCCCAAAATGGAATAGATCAAATACAACCAATAAAGCACAATACCAGAAATGATTCAACGCTTGACTTAAACATCTCTGATTTGGAAGCAGAACCAGATGATGCTCATGGTCTCCAGGAGAACACTCAAAACTATTCAAAGCCCAGTACCAAAGAGAATCCTTCTCCTGTTACTGTTTCCGAGAATGACAGAGAGAGAACAAAGATACCTATTCAATGCAATAATTTGGTATTCAATGCAAAAGAATATGTTATTAATGTCTTGCCCACGGCTAAACTTCAGAACATTAGGCAAAAATACTATTTTTCCAATTCACATCACCACTTAGCAGGCAGTAGTATTTGCCAATTAAAAAACTTCTCAGAGACATTTAAGGCTAAATTTAATAAAggcatttaa
- the LOC144608347 gene encoding uncharacterized protein LOC144608347 isoform X3 produces MEKCAVPNQRRRSCPAIRLNPVKKNQIHSSVNCAHALELIRPTVFKVAIKKKYEIGPTDQYLSITSSHKPPESSQLRRDKVAWTNTTAPIKGHIQSRPKTDSRRCSFRSEPKSNAPAENRMPYITAYGIKCDLLQKTSSRGSLCQSPTLIRNESSLQGEIVLNLDDELEKIIQQIIDDQDLVLRKDKISTNQDADDHLSRKEDIGVEASCEIGAPSRFHDSEFQETKVNARETLHLYLPSLDIQEEEEYLTTRHTPMQNK; encoded by the exons ATGGAAAAGTGCGCCGTTCCGAATCAGAGGCGCCGATCCTGCCCGGCAATTCGCCTCAATCCCGTTAAGAAG AATCAGATAcattcttctgtaaattgtgcacaTGCCTTGGAACTAATAAGGCCAACAGTCTTTAAAGTTGCCATCAAGAAAAAATATGAAATTGGACCAACTGACCAATACTTGTCTATCACTAGTTCACACAAACCTCCTGAATCCTCTCAACTACGTAGAGATAAAGTAGCATG GACCAATACAACTGCACCAATAAAAGGACACATTCAGTCTCGGCCTAAAACAGACAGTCGAAGATGTTCCTTCAGATCAGAACCAAAAAGCAATGCACCAGCTGAGAACAGAATGCCCTATATTACAG CATATGGAATAAAGTGTGACCTTCTGCAAAAAACAAGCAGCAGAGGATCTTTATGCCAAAGCCCTACATTAATAAGGAATGAATCATCACTTCAAGGAGAAATTGTTCTGAATTTAGACGATGAACTAGAAAAGATTATTCAGCAGATCATCGATGATCAGGATCTTGTTTTAA GAAAAGACAAAATAAGTACTAACCAGGATGCTGACGACCATCTTTCAAGGAAAGAGGATATTGGGGTAGAGGCATCCTGTGAAATAGGTGCTCCATCCAGATTTCATGACTCAGAATTTCAGGAGACTAAAGTAAATGCTCGAGAAACACTTCATCTTTATCTGCCCAGCCTTGACATTCAGGAGGAGGAGGAATATCTAACTACAAG GCACACACCCATGCAGAATAAATAA